The Brachybacterium huguangmaarense genome contains a region encoding:
- a CDS encoding NUDIX domain-containing protein encodes MTPPGPAGPAGPAAPAGDDPRRALAELAAADSPAVDPRLRTAFAELMRRTPAALHREGGPVHLTASALVVDADGEHVALVWHRKGRFWVQPGGHIEHGETSFEAAARREAEEETGLGSLRRVGPGPAMLHAHALSDAFGGCREHWDVQYLFRAPVRAQEAPLRASDETPEAIWVPWPRGADGRHGGAPALPAGTVPDLGASLAALAPLVDAQPG; translated from the coding sequence ATGACCCCTCCCGGTCCGGCCGGTCCGGCCGGTCCGGCCGCGCCCGCCGGGGACGATCCGCGTCGCGCGCTCGCCGAGCTCGCCGCCGCCGACTCCCCCGCGGTCGACCCGCGCCTGCGCACCGCCTTCGCGGAGCTCATGCGTCGCACGCCCGCGGCCCTGCACCGCGAGGGCGGCCCCGTGCATCTGACCGCGAGCGCCCTCGTGGTGGACGCGGACGGCGAGCACGTCGCCCTCGTCTGGCACCGCAAGGGGCGCTTCTGGGTCCAACCGGGCGGCCACATCGAGCACGGCGAGACCTCCTTCGAGGCCGCGGCTCGCCGCGAGGCGGAGGAGGAGACGGGCCTGGGCTCGCTGCGGCGGGTCGGCCCGGGCCCCGCGATGCTCCATGCGCACGCCCTCTCCGACGCCTTCGGCGGCTGCCGCGAGCACTGGGACGTGCAGTACCTGTTCCGGGCGCCCGTCCGCGCGCAGGAGGCGCCCCTGCGCGCGAGCGACGAGACGCCCGAGGCGATCTGGGTCCCCTGGCCGCGCGGCGCCGACGGCCGCCACGGCGGCGCCCCGGCCCTGCCGGCGGGGACCGTCCCGGACCTCGGGGCCTCCCTCGCGGCGCTCGCCCCGCTCGTCGACGCCCAGCCCGGCTGA
- a CDS encoding M48 metallopeptidase family protein translates to MPDLVPHDGITGPRGEQIFVRRSARRRRTVTITRRGGALEVAIPASFSRREEARWVRAMVERIAAQESRAAGRGDEELAARAAALSRRHFEGRARPSSVTWSTRQRSRWGSCTPADGTIRISSRLKEMPEDVLDYVLVHELAHLFEGGHGPAFWALVHRYPHTERARGFLDGVSFAEQRGAEPPKGGPETGREAGPVEGTTPEHGGTGGDVD, encoded by the coding sequence ATGCCCGACCTCGTTCCACATGATGGGATCACCGGCCCACGCGGTGAGCAGATCTTCGTGCGCCGCTCCGCCCGACGCCGCCGCACCGTCACGATCACGCGCCGCGGCGGCGCGCTCGAGGTCGCGATCCCGGCCTCGTTCTCCCGGCGCGAGGAGGCGCGCTGGGTTCGCGCCATGGTCGAGCGGATCGCGGCCCAGGAGTCGCGGGCCGCCGGCCGGGGCGACGAGGAGCTCGCGGCGCGTGCCGCCGCCCTCAGCCGACGGCACTTCGAGGGCCGCGCCCGCCCCTCCTCCGTCACCTGGAGCACGCGTCAGCGCTCGCGCTGGGGCTCGTGCACCCCTGCCGACGGCACGATCCGCATCTCCTCGCGCCTGAAGGAGATGCCCGAGGACGTGCTCGACTACGTGCTCGTCCACGAGCTCGCGCATCTCTTCGAGGGCGGCCACGGTCCCGCGTTCTGGGCCCTCGTGCACCGCTACCCGCACACCGAGCGCGCCCGCGGCTTCCTCGACGGCGTGAGCTTCGCCGAGCAGCGGGGCGCCGAACCGCCCAAGGGCGGACCCGAGACGGGCCGTGAGGCGGGACCGGTCGAGGGCACGACGCCCGAGCACGGCGGGACCGGAGGCGACGTCGACTGA
- a CDS encoding WhiB family transcriptional regulator, which yields MTDVLIRADHPRATTAVLPCQSDDAADLFFSERPADLEAAKTLCTDCPLRRECLEGALARREPWGVWGGSIFQAGEVIAVKRPRGRPRKNAA from the coding sequence ATGACCGATGTCCTGATCCGTGCCGATCATCCCCGTGCCACGACGGCCGTGCTCCCGTGCCAGAGCGACGACGCCGCCGATCTCTTCTTCTCCGAGCGTCCCGCCGACCTCGAGGCCGCCAAGACCCTGTGCACCGACTGCCCTCTGCGGCGCGAGTGCCTCGAGGGCGCGCTCGCCCGTCGTGAGCCGTGGGGCGTGTGGGGAGGGAGCATCTTCCAGGCCGGCGAGGTGATCGCCGTCAAGCGGCCCCGGGGCCGTCCCCGCAAGAACGCCGCCTGA
- a CDS encoding ATP-dependent DNA helicase UvrD2, translated as MSENAGSPAPQTLASTTRAVEAPPSPPATAEEILDSLDPEQREVATSFGTPLCVLAGAGTGKTRAITHRIAYGVATGRLNPRHVLAVTFTAKAAAEMRSRLRDLGVPAVQARTFHAAALRQLRHFWPRVVGGAMPEIMPQKFAGVGEACQRLHMSVDRAALRDIVSEIEWSRVSMLTPETYPEAAARAHRPGVAGFDSRSIARILTQYEEVKRERNVIDFEDVLLHMVGILTERPDVAREVRAQYRHFVVDEYQDVSTLQHALLRLWLGEGSDLCVVGDAAQTIYTFAGARASYLLDFAREFRGARTVRLERNYRSTPQIVALANAVLDGAHGRTRAQRLTLVAQRPDGPPPVIETYADDPAEAEGVAERIAALVAEGRPAADVAVLFRTNSQSEAVEQALTGRGIGYLVRGGDRFFDRQEVRRAMVALRAATKVEGLDDPARAARDVLGQMGWSERAPETTGAVRDRWDSLNALVNLADTVGARPGATLADLVRELDERAEAQSAPVVDGVTLASMHAAKGLEWPVVYVIGASEGLLPISMAQTKPEVEEERRLFYVALTRARDLLTVSWSAARTPGARGSRKPSRFLDGVLERPSAGTASGAVRRRTGRRGATVYQECRVCGGGLTTPHEQRIGRHETCPPSHSEELMDALRAWRREVAADHGAPAYTVFTDATLEAIAERDPRGRQALLAVPGVGPAKVEAFADAVLGILAEHRDHDEHAGQK; from the coding sequence ATGAGCGAGAACGCCGGCAGCCCCGCCCCGCAGACCCTGGCCTCCACGACCCGCGCCGTGGAGGCCCCGCCGTCGCCGCCCGCGACGGCCGAGGAGATCCTCGACTCGCTCGACCCGGAGCAGCGGGAGGTGGCCACGAGCTTCGGCACCCCGCTGTGCGTGCTCGCGGGCGCCGGCACCGGCAAGACCCGGGCCATCACCCATCGCATCGCCTACGGCGTCGCGACGGGTCGGCTCAACCCGCGCCACGTGCTCGCCGTGACCTTCACCGCCAAGGCCGCCGCGGAGATGCGCTCACGGCTGCGGGACCTCGGCGTGCCCGCGGTCCAGGCACGCACCTTCCACGCCGCGGCGCTGCGCCAGCTGCGGCACTTCTGGCCCCGCGTCGTCGGCGGCGCGATGCCCGAGATCATGCCGCAGAAGTTCGCGGGCGTCGGCGAGGCCTGCCAGCGGCTGCACATGAGCGTGGACCGCGCGGCACTGCGCGACATCGTCTCCGAGATCGAGTGGTCGCGCGTGTCGATGCTGACCCCCGAGACCTATCCCGAGGCCGCCGCCCGCGCCCATCGCCCCGGCGTGGCCGGCTTCGACTCCCGGTCGATCGCGCGCATCCTCACCCAGTACGAGGAGGTCAAGCGGGAGCGCAACGTCATCGACTTCGAGGACGTGCTGCTGCACATGGTCGGGATCCTCACCGAGCGGCCCGACGTGGCCCGCGAGGTGCGCGCCCAGTACCGCCACTTCGTGGTCGACGAGTACCAGGACGTCTCGACCCTCCAGCACGCCCTGCTGCGGCTGTGGCTGGGGGAGGGGAGCGACCTGTGCGTCGTCGGCGACGCCGCCCAGACCATCTACACCTTCGCGGGCGCCCGGGCCTCCTACCTGCTGGACTTCGCCCGGGAGTTCCGGGGTGCCCGCACGGTGCGGCTCGAGCGCAACTACCGCTCCACGCCCCAGATCGTGGCGCTCGCCAACGCGGTGCTCGACGGCGCCCACGGCCGCACCCGCGCCCAGCGCCTGACCCTCGTCGCGCAGCGCCCCGACGGGCCGCCGCCGGTGATCGAGACCTACGCCGACGATCCCGCCGAGGCCGAGGGCGTGGCCGAGCGGATCGCCGCGCTCGTCGCCGAGGGACGGCCGGCGGCCGACGTCGCCGTGCTGTTCCGCACCAACTCCCAGTCCGAGGCGGTCGAACAGGCGCTCACGGGACGCGGCATCGGCTACCTCGTGCGCGGCGGCGACCGCTTCTTCGACCGCCAGGAGGTGCGCCGCGCCATGGTCGCCCTGCGGGCGGCCACCAAGGTCGAGGGGCTCGACGATCCCGCACGCGCCGCCCGGGACGTGCTCGGCCAGATGGGCTGGTCCGAGCGTGCCCCCGAGACGACGGGCGCCGTGCGCGATCGCTGGGACTCGCTCAACGCCCTCGTCAACCTCGCCGACACCGTCGGCGCCCGTCCCGGCGCGACCCTCGCCGACCTCGTGCGCGAGCTCGACGAGCGCGCCGAGGCGCAGAGCGCCCCCGTCGTCGACGGCGTCACCCTCGCCTCGATGCACGCCGCCAAGGGCCTCGAGTGGCCCGTGGTCTACGTGATCGGCGCGAGCGAGGGCCTGCTGCCGATCTCGATGGCCCAGACCAAGCCGGAGGTCGAGGAGGAGCGGCGTCTGTTCTACGTCGCGCTCACGCGGGCCCGCGACCTGCTGACGGTCTCGTGGTCGGCGGCGCGCACGCCGGGGGCGCGGGGCTCCCGCAAGCCCAGCCGCTTCCTCGACGGCGTGCTCGAGAGGCCGTCGGCGGGCACGGCGAGCGGCGCCGTGCGGCGCCGCACCGGGCGCCGCGGCGCGACCGTCTACCAGGAGTGCCGGGTGTGCGGCGGCGGGCTCACCACCCCGCACGAGCAGCGCATCGGCCGCCACGAGACCTGCCCGCCCAGCCACTCCGAGGAGCTCATGGACGCGCTGCGGGCATGGCGCCGGGAGGTCGCGGCGGATCACGGCGCCCCCGCGTACACGGTCTTCACCGACGCGACCCTCGAGGCCATCGCCGAGCGCGACCCCCGCGGCCGTCAGGCGCTGCTCGCCGTGCCCGGGGTCGGGCCCGCCAAGGTCGAGGCGTTCGCCGACGCCGTGCTGGGCATCCTCGCCGAGCACCGCGATCACGACGAACATGCAGGTCAAAAATAG